From the Companilactobacillus ginsenosidimutans genome, the window ATTGTCCCCTGCCTAATCGTTATCTGTTCCCATTCGGGGTGGTTCTTTTCGATAAGTGTTAACAGTGGTCCATATTGGTAAGGGTCATACATGATACCTTGTACTTGAATATCGTTACTTTCAATGAAGTTATCCAACCATTCGTAAACACGTTCGTTATCGATTACACCAGATTCAAGTGTGGTGATCTCGCATTCACCTTTTTCTTCCACACGTCTGTAGTCCATACGGTCACGTTTGATTTTTGCATCAAGTCCGTACTTCGTTCCAACAAATGAATAGTTGTCAGAATACCAAACGCCCTCAACTGGATACATCCACGAGATGGCATACAAGTCAGAACTCTTACCAACGTCTACACCAAACCAAACACGCTGGCCATTAATAGGTGGCATTTCGTCCGCTGCGGCGTTTTTCCAACTTTCAATATCAATATATGAATTCTCTTCTGCTTGCCTCCACATGTTGAAATTCTTGACCAGAACGGCATTCTTTTCACCAGTTTGCTTGGCTACTTCCCAACGCTTACTCAAGTATTCTGTAAGCTTGCCACTGACTGACTTAACTTCTAACAGTGGATTGCTTTTTATCCACGTGGACTTGTCTTCGATCTCATCAATAGATTCTTGTTCAGCCACAAATGCAAAATACTGGTCATCTTCTATCTCACCTTTAAGGATTTCCTTAGCACGTGGATATTCCACAGTGAACATAGGAGCGTTCATATTAAAGTTAGCTGTAGATATAATCACTATCAACGGATTATCCAGCTGACCTTGACCAGATTCAAGCAGTTCCATCATCTCTGATGTTTTACTTGCTCCGTATTCGTCTAGTACTCCCAGATATGGTTCAAAACCATCAGTCGCCCCCGTATCACGAGAGAGCGGACGTACATAAGAATCATCATCAAGGTTAACAAGTAGCTCTCTAACTCGCTTAGTAGAACTCTTGACGTCTGGATACTTAGCACGTAACTGATCTAACTGTTTACGAGCCATCTCAAATGCAATTTTGGCTTGTTCTTTGTCGTTAGCAGTACAGAATATTTGTCTTGAACGTGCAGGATTCTTACCAAACAAGAATTCATAAAGGATAATACCCGCAATTAGCAGTGTTTTACCTTGTTTTCTAGCCATGGAAACAAAAACCTTATGATATCTACGCAAGTCATGGTTGTCTTTACGTACCCAGCCATAGATAGATTCGATAATAAACTTCTGAAAACCTGCTAGTTTGTGGTTATCGCCCTTAGGGTCGGGCAGCATTTCGATAAATCTGACTGCTTTTTGTGCTTTTTTCTTGTCAAATACGTAT encodes:
- a CDS encoding terminase large subunit, encoding MVETFEDYVEQILNGDILSCKSVLNAVKRHEKDVKKSESSDFPYVFDKKKAQKAVRFIEMLPDPKGDNHKLAGFQKFIIESIYGWVRKDNHDLRRYHKVFVSMARKQGKTLLIAGIILYEFLFGKNPARSRQIFCTANDKEQAKIAFEMARKQLDQLRAKYPDVKSSTKRVRELLVNLDDDSYVRPLSRDTGATDGFEPYLGVLDEYGASKTSEMMELLESGQGQLDNPLIVIISTANFNMNAPMFTVEYPRAKEILKGEIEDDQYFAFVAEQESIDEIEDKSTWIKSNPLLEVKSVSGKLTEYLSKRWEVAKQTGEKNAVLVKNFNMWRQAEENSYIDIESWKNAAADEMPPINGQRVWFGVDVGKSSDLYAISWMYPVEGVWYSDNYSFVGTKYGLDAKIKRDRMDYRRVEEKGECEITTLESGVIDNERVYEWLDNFIESNDIQVQGIMYDPYQYGPLLTLIEKNHPEWEQITIRQGTMTLSMPTKQFRDDVLEGKIKHSGNEILTNAANNAVTMTDNNGVRIDKNKYSNKIDALDALLDAYAICFTENIENFLTDDYIMSDDFGF